From a region of the Vicia villosa cultivar HV-30 ecotype Madison, WI unplaced genomic scaffold, Vvil1.0 ctg.002848F_1_1, whole genome shotgun sequence genome:
- the LOC131639903 gene encoding proline-rich receptor-like protein kinase PERK13, with translation MAEKHHKNKKKNLPISTSNLNDPKKQLNKENHDKDLESLPEPDPPTTLPAVSSPDPTPALPRPKSPLPPKVLPPLESPSEPPPTPSPPPSPPPSSSPPPPEPSPPPPEPSPPPPEPSHPPPSLSPPPPQLSPPTVHNANSSISPPRSSHKQPPPSPPERPSSSSSSSSTPSNDSPHKAMHEKSRDSHSPASSPVEIVGYTLAGVLVVSLVVFAVFLTFRKKKTKGDAYGGAFMPPPGTNFQVKSGADGLYYVQQPSFRNNYAKGNAGANSKKHLRRGSMESVQPLSAQVVFSYDMVKEITNAFSSQNVIGEGGFGCVYKGRLMDGKDVAVKQLKVGSGQGDREFRAEVEIISRVHHRHLVSLVGYCISEQQRMLIYEFVPNGNLHHHLHGSGVPVLDWAKRLKIAIGAAKGLAYLHEDCSQKIIHRDIKSPNILLDDAFEAQVADFGLARLTDAANTHVSTRVMGTFGYMAPEYATSGKLTDKSDVFSFGVVLLELVTGRKPIDENQPLGDESLVEWARPLLIHAFMTREFGELVDPRLENNYVESEMFGMIEAAAACVRHSAPKRPRMSQVVRALDSGDDISDLSNGVTYGQSTVYDSGQYDKEIMLFRRMANESYGDSDLDKNSGESNPSKENLRSQHSWMHSTSSTESESRAFNKHKVSHE, from the exons ATGGCTGAAAAAcaccacaaaaacaaaaaaaaaaatttaccaaTTTCAACTTCAAATCTCAATGATCCCAAGAAACAATTAAACAAGGAAAATCATGACAAAGATTTAGAATCACTGCCGGAGCCCGATCCTCCGACAACTTTACCGGCAGTCTCCTCGCCGGACCCCACACCGGCGCTGCCTCGGCCAAAGTCTCCTCTGCCACCTAAAGTATTACCGCCGTTAGAATCACCTTCAGAACCACCACCAACACCGTCACCACCACCATCACCACCACCATCATCATCACCACCACCTCCAGAACCTTCACCACCACCTCCAGAACCTTCACCGCCACCTCCAGAACCTTCTCATCCACCTCCGTCACTATCCCCACCGCCACCACAATTATCACCTCCGACAGTGCACAATGCAAACTCCTCAATATCTCCTCCTCGTTCATCACATAAACAACCACCTCCCTCGCCTCCTGAGAGgccatcttcatcatcttcttcgtctTCTACACCGTCTAATGATTCGCCACATAAAGCTATGCATGAAAAATCAAGAGACTCTCATTCGCCTGCATCCTCGCCTGTCGAAATAGTTGGTTATACCCTGGCCGGAGTTTTGGTTGTCTCCTTAGTTGTCTTCGCCGTTTTTCTCACTTTTAGGAAGAAGAAAACGAAAGGAGATGCTTATGGTGGAGCCTTTATGCCACCTCCTGGAACTAACTTTCAGGTTAAATCAG GTGCTGATGGGCTTTACTATGTACAGCAACCTTCCTTTAGAAATAACTATGCCAAAGGGAACGCTGGAGCAAACAGCAAGAAGCATTTACGACGAGGTTCTATGGAATCTGTACAGCCCCTGAGTGCTCAAGTAGTTTTTAGTTATGACATGGTAAAAGAAATAACCAATGCGTTTTCTAGTCAGAATGTGATAGGGGAAGGGGGATTTGGGTGTGTTTACAAGGGTCGGCTTATGGATGGAAAAGATGTGGCAGTCAAGCAACTTAAAGTTGGTAGTGGGCAGGGAGATAGGGAATTCAGGGCGGAAGTGGAGATTATTAGCCGTGTTCATCATCGACATTTGGTATCGTTGGTTGGTTATTGCATTTCTGAGCAGCAAAGAATGCTTATATATGAGTTCGTTCCTAATGGaaatcttcatcatcacttgCATG GAAGTGGAGTGCCAGTGTTGGATTGGGCCAAGAGGCTGAAGATAGCTATTGGTGCTGCAAAGGGTCTGGCGTATCTGCATGAGGACT GCAGCCAAAAGATTATTCACAGAGATATTAAATCACCCAACATACTTCTGGATGATGCTTTTGAGGCACAGGTTGCAGACTTTGGGCTTGCAAGGCTAACAGATGCTGCCAATACCCATGTATCAACAAGGGTTATGGGTACCTTTGG GTACATGGCTCCTGAATATGCAACAAGTGGAAAATTAACAGATAAATCAGATGTTTTCTCATTTGGGGTTGTCCTCCTCGAGCTTGTAACCGGAAGGAAACCGATTGATGAAAACCAGCCTTTAGGAGACGAGAGTTTGGTTGAGTGG GCTCGTCCACTACTGATCCACGCCTTTATGACACGCGAGTTTGGTGAACTAGTAGATCCGAGACTAGAAAATAACTACGTAGAGAGTGAAATGTTCGGAATGATAGAAGCAGCCGCAGCTTGTGTTCGCCACTCAGCTCCTAAACGGCCTCGTATGTCTCAGGTGGTAAGAGCTTTAGACAGTGGAGACGACATATCTGATTTATCAAACGGGGTGACATACGGTCAGAGCACTGTCTATGATTCTGGCCAGTACGACAAAGAGATCATGCTATTCAGGAGAATGGCCAATGAAAGCTACGGTGATTCTGATCTTGATAAAAACAGCGGAGAATCCAATCCTTCGAAAGAGAATTTGAGATCACAGCATTCATGGATGCACAGTACTTCGAGTACCGAGTCAGAATCAAGAGCTTTCAATAAGCATAAAGTCAGTCATGAATGA